The Plasmodium brasilianum strain Bolivian I chromosome 14, whole genome shotgun sequence genome contains a region encoding:
- a CDS encoding PUB domain-containing protein, giving the protein MNFEKCVRFLKDNFVNIDIKKIEKETKLYFHNKLQSCESQGKEAYQIDDNALMELMNIISKINGKEDDGYMDLQHDKREEGECMHNENALHGYEKGEVNLNEEEINFKGAINCRNGKRDHQKNVLKNKRNHSIRAHSDNCNSYGNINSSKRSSDSKRRSDSKRSSDSKRRSDSKRSSGSNSSSNSSSNSSRTRSHKRCGIEEERSTSYEGGIKKGEDKKGAVVNLNSKGNHFKIEQEKKEWLDDKKEITSCSEQDILLKNLKDKILQNECSQNKYGQMDKGHHFTEEEEEGKDENEEMKNNCVEKTNRTFLEVLFRKPLLENEHIKRNIASKNFYTIGEDVLVNLTIVLDRIILQLISHYKEKKIAIQEQELHFENFFIVLYKLLSNISYHSKEEKFKTIKFSNSQIRNTFLTSDDIFNLSKLLFEILSFNTNYANTDVQYQNDAQLDDERSDSICQYDHMIWKFENNLTDKESILFDFVLSSVNIIMNMMNKKVPRISTSSVKIYQAEDKREQINQNDHSNNKLFLEKIKNLQNLSNSIAPATNNKLLVIHQKNMQEQQALNDIRKLHNEKYNTHKNYCNDKNDKHRYSGKITNNNRSSHNVWNNNEKANNRSRENLFFNNNKDENQNSNSIKGKKKIKHFFKNLFKKD; this is encoded by the coding sequence ATGAACTTTGAAAAATGTGTAcgttttttaaaagataattttgtaaacattgacataaaaaaaattgaaaaagaaacaaaattatattttcataataaattACAGTCATGTGAGTCTCAAGGGAAAGAAGCGTATCAAATAGATGACAATGCGTTGATGGAATTGATGAATATTATATCGAAAATTAATGGAAAAGAGGATGATGGATATATGGATCTTCAACATGACAAAAGAGAAGAAGGTGAATGCATGCATAATGAGAATGCTTTGCATGGTTATGAGAAGGGAGAAGTAAACTTAAACGAGGAGGAAATAAACTTCAAAGGAGCAATAAATTGTAGAAACGGCAAAAGGGATCatcaaaaaaatgttttaaaaaataaaaggaatcATAGTATACGTGCACACAGTGACAATTGCAATAGTTAtggtaatattaatagtagtAAAAGGAGCAGTGATAGTAAAAGGAGAAGTGATAGTAAAAGGAGCAGTGATAGTAAAAGGAGAAGTGATAGTAAAAGGAGCAGTGGTAGTAACAGTAGCAGTAACAGTAGCAGTAACAGTAGCAGAACTAGGAGCCACAAAAGGTGCGGTATCGAGGAGGAAAGGAGTACTAGCTATGAGGGAGGGATAAAGAAAGGGGAAGACAAAAAAGGAGCAGTAGTAAATTTAAATAGCAAGGGGAATCACTTCAAAATAGAACAGGAAAAGAAGGAATGGTTAGATGACAAAAAGGAGATAACTTCATGCAGTGAACAGGATATATTGCTTAAGAATCTAAAAGACAAAATATTGCAAAATGAATGCTCTCAAAACAAGTATGGACAAATGGACAAAGGGCACCACTTCACtgaggaagaagaagagggTAAGGATGAAAATGAGgagatgaaaaataattgcGTGGAAAAAACGAACAGAACATTTTTGGAAGTACTGTTTCGAAAGCCTTTACTAGAGAACGAACACATAAAACGAAATATAGCTTCCAAAAACTTCTATACGATAGGTGAAGACGTGCTTGTCAACTTGACAATTGTATTAGATAGAATTATATTACAATTAATAAGtcattataaagaaaaaaagatagcAATACAAGAACAAGAATtacattttgaaaatttttttatagtattatataaattgcTTAGCAATATAAGTTATCATTCGAAAGAAGAGAAATTCAAAACTATTAAATTTAGTAATAGTCAGATAAGAAATACCTTTTTAACAAGTgatgatatatttaatttatccaaattattatttgagaTACTAAGCTTTAACACAAATTATGCTAATACGGATGTGCAATATCAAAACGATGCGCAACTTGATGATGAACGTAGTGATTCAATCTGTCAGTATGATCATATGATATggaaatttgaaaataatcTTACGGATAAGGAGTCTATATTGTTCGACTTTGTTTTATCCtctgttaatattattatgaacatGATGAATAAAAAGGTACCACGAATTAGTACCAGTAGTGTGAAAATCTACCAAGCGGAAGATAAAAGAGAacaaataaatcaaaatgatcattctaataataaattatttttagaaaaaataaaaaatttacaaaatttatcGAACAGTATTGCACCAGCTACGAATAATAAACTACTTGTTAttcatcaaaaaaatatgcaagaACAACAAGCTTTGAATGATATTAGAAAACTGCATaacgaaaaatataacactcataaaaattattgtaatgACAAGAATGACAAACACAGGTACTCAGGTAAGataactaataataataggaGCAGTCATAATGTATggaataataatgaaaaagcaAATAATCGTTCGAGGGagaaccttttttttaataacaataaGGATGAAAACCAAAATAGCAACTCAATAAAAggcaagaaaaaaataaagcattttttcaaaaatttgtttaaaaaagattaa